A genomic segment from Desulfurispirillum indicum S5 encodes:
- a CDS encoding FAD-dependent oxidoreductase, protein MKSTLRIVAILALLAAAWLVLSHFFGTYLSLDALKSQHGQLVNYYRDNQAPVIALYMALYVVVTALSIPGAVIMTLAGGAIFGFATGLVAVSFASTIGATCAFLVARFLLRDFVQQRFGEHLKRVNAGVEREGAFYLFTLRLIPVFPFFLINILMALTPMRTVTFFAVSQVGMLAGTAVYVNAGTQLARLDSLQGILSPALIFSFALIGVFPLVAKKVVELLVARKRLVRFPKPKRFDYDLAIIGAGSAGLVSAYVGRTLKARVALIERDKMGGDCLNTGCVPSKALLHAAKVRHIQRQGNKLGMPWQEQALDFERVMDHVRAAIARIEPHDSVERYQDELGTHCLHGHARIVDPYHVKVGDQTISTRSILIATGASPWTPDLPGLAQIPHYTSDTIWDMKALPQRLVVLGGGPIGCELAQAFARLGSAVTIVQRNAQLLPKEDRDVAQLMANVLQGEGVEVLVNHEAREVQSSGENSPALLAVDRETGQEFAIVCDAILVALGRKPRTEDFGLAELGIETAADGTIVTDKYLRTTIPNIYACGDVAGPYQFTHTASHQAGYACINALLRPLHKLRVDYRVIPWCTFTSPEVARVGLSEREAREKGVTHEVTRYDLADLDRAIADDCAQGFIKVLTPPGKDKILGVTIVGPRAGDIISEWILAMKHGLGMGKVLGTIHIYPTYAEANRFAAGNWKKAHAPVKLLQWVERFHRWRRGG, encoded by the coding sequence ATGAAATCCACTTTACGTATTGTCGCCATCCTGGCCCTGCTGGCAGCGGCCTGGCTTGTTCTCTCCCACTTTTTCGGGACCTATTTGAGCCTGGATGCCCTCAAAAGCCAGCATGGGCAGCTGGTGAATTACTACCGCGACAACCAGGCGCCGGTCATCGCCCTGTACATGGCTCTCTATGTGGTGGTTACGGCCCTCTCTATTCCGGGGGCGGTAATCATGACCCTGGCGGGCGGGGCCATCTTCGGCTTTGCTACCGGGCTGGTGGCGGTCTCCTTTGCCAGCACCATCGGTGCTACCTGTGCCTTCCTGGTGGCGCGCTTTCTCTTGCGTGATTTTGTCCAACAGCGCTTTGGAGAGCACCTCAAACGCGTCAATGCCGGTGTGGAACGCGAAGGGGCCTTTTACCTCTTTACCCTGCGGCTGATCCCCGTCTTTCCGTTTTTTCTCATCAATATTCTCATGGCCCTGACCCCCATGCGCACGGTCACGTTCTTTGCGGTCAGCCAGGTGGGCATGCTGGCGGGCACGGCGGTCTATGTCAACGCGGGAACCCAGCTGGCTCGGCTCGATTCCCTGCAGGGCATTCTCTCACCTGCGCTGATTTTCTCCTTTGCCCTGATCGGCGTTTTTCCCCTCGTCGCCAAAAAAGTGGTGGAGCTGCTGGTGGCCCGCAAACGCCTGGTGCGCTTCCCCAAACCCAAGCGCTTTGACTACGATCTGGCCATTATCGGTGCCGGATCTGCAGGACTGGTCAGCGCCTATGTGGGGCGCACCCTGAAGGCCCGCGTAGCCCTGATCGAGCGGGACAAGATGGGCGGTGACTGCCTGAATACGGGCTGTGTCCCCAGCAAGGCCCTGCTGCACGCGGCCAAGGTGCGCCATATCCAGCGCCAGGGAAACAAACTGGGCATGCCGTGGCAGGAGCAGGCCCTGGACTTTGAACGGGTTATGGATCACGTCCGCGCCGCCATTGCCCGCATTGAACCCCACGACAGCGTGGAGCGCTACCAGGATGAGCTGGGGACCCACTGCCTGCACGGCCACGCCCGCATTGTAGACCCGTACCATGTGAAGGTAGGCGACCAGACCATCAGCACCCGCAGCATTCTCATCGCCACTGGCGCCTCCCCGTGGACTCCCGATCTGCCGGGACTGGCACAGATTCCCCACTACACCAGCGATACCATCTGGGACATGAAAGCCCTGCCCCAGCGCCTGGTAGTACTGGGGGGCGGCCCCATTGGCTGCGAACTGGCTCAGGCCTTTGCGCGCCTTGGCTCCGCAGTGACCATTGTCCAGCGCAATGCACAGCTGCTGCCCAAGGAGGACCGGGACGTGGCGCAGCTGATGGCCAACGTGCTGCAGGGCGAAGGGGTCGAAGTTCTGGTCAACCATGAAGCCAGGGAAGTGCAGAGTTCCGGTGAGAATTCACCAGCCCTGCTGGCGGTTGACCGTGAAACGGGGCAGGAGTTCGCCATAGTTTGCGATGCCATTCTGGTCGCCTTGGGACGCAAACCGCGCACCGAAGATTTCGGCCTGGCGGAGCTGGGCATAGAGACGGCTGCCGATGGCACCATTGTTACCGACAAATACCTGCGAACCACCATTCCCAATATCTACGCCTGTGGCGATGTGGCCGGTCCCTACCAGTTCACCCACACCGCTTCCCACCAGGCCGGTTACGCCTGCATCAATGCCCTGCTGCGCCCCCTGCACAAGCTGCGGGTGGACTATCGGGTCATTCCCTGGTGCACCTTCACCAGCCCTGAAGTGGCAAGGGTTGGCCTCAGTGAACGGGAAGCCAGGGAAAAGGGCGTGACCCATGAAGTCACCCGCTACGACCTGGCCGACCTGGACCGGGCCATCGCCGATGATTGCGCCCAGGGGTTTATCAAGGTACTGACGCCACCGGGCAAGGACAAAATACTGGGCGTTACCATTGTGGGGCCCCGGGCGGGAGATATCATCAGTGAGTGGATACTGGCCATGAAGCATGGACTGGGAATGGGCAAGGTGCTGGGAACCATCCACATCTACCCCACCTACGCCGAAGCCAATCGCTTTGCCGCCGGAAACTGGAAGAAGGCCCACGCCCCGGTCAAACTGCTGCAGTGGGTGGAGCGATTCCACCGCTGGCGCCGGGGAGGCTGA
- a CDS encoding sigma-70 family RNA polymerase sigma factor, with protein sequence MPRSSHTDQQLAQAMRKAQTGDQSAYHQLLVKITPMIRGFLAKRLGGHEDLEDRVQDVLLAIHRASHTFNTERSFLNWMFAIADHKLKDYLRAHYRRKAAGSSVDVDDVKEQLPAADEPLDLGDRQLLQRLLETLSPRERTIIQMMKIEGYSAREVGAELKMNETAVKVAAHRAMRTLTNMARQET encoded by the coding sequence ATGCCCCGCTCCAGCCATACCGACCAGCAGCTGGCCCAGGCCATGCGCAAGGCCCAGACTGGTGACCAGAGCGCCTACCACCAGCTGCTGGTGAAAATCACCCCCATGATCCGGGGCTTCCTCGCCAAACGCCTGGGAGGCCATGAGGATCTGGAAGACCGGGTACAGGACGTGTTGCTGGCCATTCACCGTGCCAGCCACACCTTCAACACCGAGCGCTCCTTCCTGAACTGGATGTTTGCCATTGCCGACCATAAACTCAAAGACTATCTGCGGGCTCACTACCGGCGCAAGGCTGCAGGCAGCAGTGTGGATGTGGACGATGTGAAGGAGCAACTTCCGGCAGCAGATGAGCCGCTGGATTTGGGCGATCGGCAACTTCTGCAACGATTACTTGAAACCTTATCGCCTCGGGAGCGAACCATAATACAGATGATGAAAATAGAAGGATACAGCGCCCGTGAAGTAGGTGCCGAACTGAAGATGAATGAAACCGCCGTCAAAGTGGCCGCCCACCGGGCCATGAGGACCCTGACCAATATGGCTCGCCAGGAAACGTAA